The Streptomyces sp. NBC_00569 genomic sequence CATTGCGCAGAGCGGTGAGCAGCAGGCCCACGCCGGCGACAAGAATGCCCGCCGCCGTGAGCGCGCCGAACACCCAGCCGGCCATCAACAAGGTCTGGGCGAAAGCCGGTTCCGGATCGAGCATCTTCAGGATGTAGCCGACGAGCAGGAAGATCGCGGCAGCCGTCCCGGCGAGTACGGGGGCGAGGACCGCGACGACGGCTATGACGCCGGCGCCGGTGGTCTCCGCCACCTCGCCCACAGTGGCGGCCAGGCCGATCGCTCCGCCGCCGGTCTCCGCCGCGTTTCCTTCTTCGCGCAGCGGACGAACGGGCCGGGGCGAGGCGCGCAGGTCGGCGCGGACCTTCACGTAGTTCTGGTACTCGGTCGCCGCGGCGGCCGTGATCAGCGCGGTGGCGTTGAGCGCCATGGTGCGCAGTTGTTCGGGGTTGAGCCGCTGACCCACTGCGGCGAGATCAGGGCGGTCCGGTGCGGTACGCAGCGCTTCATCGAGGATCCGCTCGAACTCGGGGCGGTCCTCGTTGAGCAGGTGCGGAGCGCTGTTCATGTGCATCCCCCGATGCTCCGTAGGGCTTGGGGGCTCGCATGGGTACGAGCCGTCGGGCAGAAACGGAGGGGAGCCTGCTACGGATAAGCCGATGGTAGAGCGGCGACGGCACGCGGTGACAGGGGGTTTCCCGAATTCGGCCCGGTGGCCGGACTGAGCCCCCGTTCGGTGCGCCTGCCCGGGTAACGCCTAGCTATCCATGGGGAGTTGCTGGACCAGCAGCTTTCCGGCCATGGTCACCCCGCCGTCCATCCCGATGGCGAGCCCTCCCGCGTACACGTGCGGGCCCTCGATCTGCGGGCGGCTGTCCTCGGATCCGTCCGCCGCGTCCTCGGTACCGACCTCGCCGAGGAGGTACGGGATGGGGCTGTGGCCGTGGACGACGCGCGCGCCGCCGTAGGCGTCGAGGAGCTCGCGCACGGCTTCGGGTCCGGACTCGTCACGGAACGCGAAGCGCTTGGTGAATTTGCGGAAGAGGTCCCAGCACTCGTCCGCGTCGTTACGCGTGAGGGTCTCGCGGACCGTGTCGTTGACTGCCTCGATCGAGTCGCCGTAGTCGAGGTACGCGGTCGTGTCGGAGTGCATGAGGAGGTGGTCGTCCTCCAGCTCGATGGCGTCGAGCCGGGACATCCACTGCAGATGGACGTCCTGGAGACGGTCCATGTCCGACTTCTGGCCGCCGTTGAGCAGCCAGGCCGCCTGGAAAGTGGCGGTTCCGGCGCCCGAGTTGACCGGGGTGTCGCCGAAGCGCTTGGCGCCGAGCAGGAGCAGTTCGTGGTTGCCCATGAGGGCCTTGCAGTAGCCGCCGGCGGCCGCGGCCTCCGCGGACAGCCGCATCACGAGGTCGATGACGCCGATGCCGTCGGGCCCGCGGTCGGTGAAGTCACCGAGGAACCAGAGCCGGGCGGTGCCCGCCGACCAGCTGCCCTCGGCGTCGATGAGGCCCTGCTCGTACAGGGCCGCGATCAGTTCGTCGAGGTAGCCGTGCACGTCGCCGACGACGTACAGCGGGCCGAGGCCGTCGGTAGGACGGGGCGCAGGCTCGGTGTCGATCTGCACCTGGACCGTGTCACCGCGGTTGATGACCGGAAGGTCGCGCTGGGTGGGCGTGTACCCGTCGGGCTGGTCGAACGCGGGATCCTGAGGCGCCGGCTCCGCAGGGGAGGGCTGTGAGAGCGACGGCTCCTGGAACGCGGGATCCGGCTCCGCCCGCGGGGGCACGGCTGGGGCGGGTGGAGCGGGGTCGTGGCCGAGCTCCTGGACGTTCGCCGGTACATCGTGGACGTACGCGGGAACGCGGAAGTCGCGCAGCGTCGCCGTGCGCACCTCGGGTCCCTGACCGGCCCCCTGAGTCATCGACCCCTCCACCACCATTGCGCCGCCTCTGCACCCGATCGGACTGCCTGGTCGCAGCGGCCCGCGGTGTCGTGCGCCCATCATAGGAATGCGGCTCGCACTGTGTGATGCACCAGGGGTGGTGAATCGAATCCGGACGGCTGTTCACCGTGCTTTTCTCCCGAATTGGTACAGGCTTTTCCGGGTGGTCTTCGGGGTGACCACCCGGAAGCCGTCGTTCAGCCCTGCCCCGGGGAGCGGGGCGGGCTGACCGTCGTGCGGGGCGGACGGCGCTGGGAGGAGGTCCGGACGATGAGTTCCGTCGGTATCACCTGCTCGACCGTCTGGTCCGATTCAACCCCTTCGATGGCGTCGATCAGCAGCTGGACGACCGCGGTGCCGATCCGCCGCGGCTTGAGCGAGAGGGTCGTGATGGGCGGTTCCGTGGTGGCGTAGACGGTCGATTCGCTGCAGCAGACGAGCAGCAGGTCCTCGGGGACGCGCAGGCCGTACCGGCGGGCGGCGGCGAGCAGGTCCGTGCCGTTGGGGTCGAAGAGTCCGTACACGGCGTCGGGCCGGTCGGGGCGGGCCAGGAGCCGGTCGGCGGCGACGGCCCCCGCGCACGGATCGTGCGCGGGATAGGACTCGTACACGGGTTCCTGTCCGATCCGCTCGCACCAGTGCAGGTACGCGGAGGTGGACAGATGGGTGTACGTGTCCGTGGTCGTGCCGGTGAGCAGTCCGATGCGGCGGGCCCCCGCGGCGGCGAGGTGGTCGAGGATGCCGAGCACGGCGGCCTCGTGGTCGTTGTCCACCCAGGCGGTGACGGGGAGCGTGCCGGCGGGTCGCCCGTCGGAGACGACGGGCAGGCCCTGGCGGACCAGCTCGGTGACCACCGGGTCGTGGTCGGACGGGTCGATGACGACGGTGCCGTCGAGAGCGACGTTCGACCACACGTCGTGGCGTGAGGTGGCGGGCAGGATGACTAAGGCGTACCCGCGGGCGAGCGCCGCCGAGGTGGCCGCTCTCGCCATTTCCGCGAAGTACGCGAATTCGGTGAAGGTGAAAGGTTCATCCCCGTAGGTCGTGACGGTCAGGCCGATGAGGCCCGACTTTCCGGTACGGAGCGTTCGGGCCGCCGCGGAGGGGCGATAGCCCAACCGGTCGGCGACCTCGCGGACATGGCGTCGGGTGGCGTCCGGGAGCCGGCCCTTACCGTTGAGCGCATCGGAGACAGTCGTGATGGAGACCCCGGCGGCGGCGGCAACGTCTCTGATGCCCGCCCGCACCTGCCGGGTGCCCCGACGGGTGGTCTCCGCCCTGCTCACCTGGTGCTTCCCTGCTGCTGTCATGGCGAGCCGATAGTAGGGCTCATGTGGCGGGGTGGCGTGAGTGCATATGCACGCGTTGACAGGCACGTTTCTGCATGGCCGGGCCGAGTCAATGACCTTGGAAATCAAGGAAGTTGAGGGCACTGACGCTGGGACGTCGCTTGTCGGCACGCATGGGCCTGCCAAGTTGGCGATGTTGCGAGTAGGTCTCAACTCACCTTCACGGAGGATGCGCGCCACGGCGCGAGCTACCGGCGCGCGCTGCGAAAGGGAGCGCTCCCCCTCTTCCGTACGCCTTCGGGAGGTCCCCGGCCGTCGTCAGGGGTGGTGTCGGACGACCACAAGGGATGTCGGGAGTCCCGGGCCATTGGGGTCTGCCGCGAATCCTCTTAAGGTGAGCAGTATTGAAATGGTGGTCGCGAGGAGGACTGCGGTGAGCGAGACGAGCCCCAAGCTGCGTGCCGAGCTGGAGGGTATTCCCACCTACAAGCCGGGCAAGGCTGCCGCGGCAGGGGGGCCGGTGGCGTACAAGCTGTCCTCCAACGAGAACCCCTATCCGCCGCTTCCCGGCGTGATGGAGAGTGCCGTCGCGGCGGCCGGTTCCTTCAACCGTTACCCGGACATGGCCTGCACCGGGCTGATGAACGAGCTGGCGGAACGATTCGCGGTGCCGGTCACGCATCTGGCCACGGGCACCGGCTCGGTCGGGGTCGCACAGCAGCTGCTCCAGGCGACCAGTGGCCCCGGTGACGAGGTCATGTACGCCTGGCGCTCCTTCGAGGCGTACCCGATCATCACGCAGATCAGCGGCGCCAAGGCGGTGGAGGTGCCGCTGACGTCCGGCGAGGTCCACGACCTCGACGCGATGGCCGACGCGATCACCGACCGCACGCGCCTGATCTTCGTGTGCAACCCGAACAACCCGACCGGCACGGTGGTGCGCCGGGCCGAGCTCGAGCGGTTCCTCGACCGGGTCCCGAGCGACGTCCTGGTCGTGCTCGACGAGGCGTACCGCGAGTTCATCCGGGACGCCGAGGTGCCGGACGGCGTCCAGATCTACCGGGACCGTCCCAATGTCGCCGTGCTGCGGACGTTCTCCAAGGCGTACGGGCTCGCGGGCCTGCGGGTCGGCTTCGCCATCGCCCATGAGCCGGTGGCGGCCGCGCTGCGCAAGACGGCGGTGCCGTTCGGTGTGAGCCAGCTCGCGCAGGACGCGGCGGTCGCCTCGCTGCGGGCCGAGGACGAGCTGCTCGGCCGCGTCGGCTCGCTGGTGTGTGAGCGCAACCGTGTGGTCGAGGCGCTGCGGGCGCAGGGCTGGACGGTGCCGGAGTCGCACGCGAACTTCGTGTGGCTGCGGCTGGGGGAGCGCACGGCGGACTTCGCCGCGGCGTGCGAGCAGGCCGGCGTGGTCGTGCGGCCGTTCGCCGGCGAGGGCATGCGGGCCACGATCGCGGAGGCCGAGGCCAACGACGTCTTCCTGAACACGGCGGCGGCGTTCCGCAAGGAGCTGTAGACCCGGCGGCTGCGGCCGCTCTGTGGCGTGGTGGGGGTTCCCCGAAGTAAGGGGGGACCCCCCTTCTGCTGTCCGGAGCCGGTAGTACATAATGCTTGTGAATGTGAACGCTTTCACAAGCGTGCCCGGTTGATCCGGAGAGCAGTGGGATTAAAGGGGCAAATTGCCGCTGGACCACGGCGACTTAAGGAGATGACGCAGTGGACCCGACGTTGATGGCTCTGGCGCCGGAAACTCTGGCGCGATGGCAGTTCGGCATCACGACCGTCTATCACTTCCTCTTCGTCCCCCTGACCATCTCGCTCGCCGCCCTGACGGCGATCCTCGAGACGGCCTGGGTGCGGACGGGCAAGGAGCACTACCTCCGGGCGACCAAGTTCTGGGGAAAGCTCTTCCTGATCAACATCGCCATGGGTGTCGTGACCGGCATCGTGCAGGAGTTCCAGTTCGGCATGAACTGGTCGGACTACTCGCGCTTCGTCGGCGACATCTTCGGCGCTCCGCTCGCCTTCGAGGCGCTGATCGCCTTCTTCTTCGAGTCGACCTTCATCGGTCTGTGGATCTTCGGCTGGGACAAGCTCCCGAAGAAGCTGCACTGCGCCACGATCTGGCTGGTGTCCATCGGCACGATCCTGTCGGCGTACTTCATCATGGCCGCCAACTCGTTCATGCAGCATCCGGTCGGCTACCGGATCGTGGAGCGGGACGGCACCAAGCGCGCCGAGCTGACCGACTTCGCCGCCGTGCTCTTCCAGGAGACGGTGCTCGTCAACTTCTGGCATGTGATCAGCGCGTCCATCCTGGTCGGCGGCGCGTTCATGACCGGCATAGCGATCTTCCACCTGCGCAAGAAGCAGCACATCCGCACCATGCGGATGTCGCTGCGCCTCGGCCTGGTGACGGCCATGGTCGGCACGCTCCTCACCGTCGTCAGCGCGGACACGCTCGGCAAGGTGATGTACGAGCAGCAGCCGATGAAGATGTCGGCCGCGGAAGCGCTGTGGGACACGGAGAAGCCGGCGCCGTTCTCGATCTTCGCGTACGGCGATGTCTCCAAGGGCCACAACACGGTCGCCATCGAGGTCCCCGGCGTGCTGTCCTTCCTCGCCAAGAACGACTTCAACGCCGAGATCCCCGGGATCAACGACATCAACAAGGCGGAGCAGGAGAAGTTCGGGCCCGGTGACTACCGCCCCAACATCCCCACCGCCTACTGGTCGTACCGCTGGATGATCGGCTTCGGCGGGGTCTCGATGGCCCTGTGCACGGCGGGACTGTGGCTGACCCGCCGCAGGTTCTGGCTGGCGCCGGAGCACCGCACCGGCGAGGACGAGACGCCGAAGCTGATGCTCACCAAGAACAAGGAGCTGACGCCGAAGCTGGGCATCTGGTGGTGGCGCCTGTCCCAGTGGACGCTGATCTTCCCGATCATCGGTATCTCCTGGGGCTGGATCTTCACCGAGACCGGGCGCCAGCCGTGGGTGGTCTACGGCGTGCTCAGGACCAGGGACGCGGTCTCCCCCGGCGTCTCGCAAGGCGAGGTGCTCACCTCTCTGATCGTGTTCGCGCTGGTCTACGCCGCGCTCGCCGTCATCGAGGTGAAGCTGATGGTCAAGTACATCAAGCAGGGGCCGCCCGAGCTCACCGAGGCCGACCTCAACCCGCCCACCAAGATCGGCGGCCCCGGATCCGGAGCGGATTCCGGCGACGCTTCCGATGCCGACCGGCCCATGGCCTTCTCGTACTGAGACTGAGGAGCTGCTGAGGCATGGAACTTCACGACGTCTGGTTCGTACTCATAGCGGTCCTGTGGATCGGCTACTTCTTCCTGGAGGGATTCGACTTCGGGATCGGGGTCCTGACCAAGGTGCTCGCCCGCGGACGCACCGAGCGGCGCGTCCTGATCAACACCATCGGACCCGTCTGGGACGGCAACGAGGTGTGGCTGCTCACGGCCGGCGGTGCCACCTTCGCGGCCTTCCCCGACTGGTACGCGACGCTCTTCTCGGGCTTCTACCTGCCGCTGCTGATGATCCTGGTCTGCCTGATCGTGCGGGGTGTCGCCTTCGAGTACCGGGCGAAGCGGCCCGAGGAGAAGTGGCAGACCAACTGGGAGCACGCGATCTTCTGGACCTCGCTGATCCCGGCGGTGCTGTGGGGCGTGGCCTTCGGGAACATCG encodes the following:
- a CDS encoding metallophosphoesterase encodes the protein MVEGSMTQGAGQGPEVRTATLRDFRVPAYVHDVPANVQELGHDPAPPAPAVPPRAEPDPAFQEPSLSQPSPAEPAPQDPAFDQPDGYTPTQRDLPVINRGDTVQVQIDTEPAPRPTDGLGPLYVVGDVHGYLDELIAALYEQGLIDAEGSWSAGTARLWFLGDFTDRGPDGIGVIDLVMRLSAEAAAAGGYCKALMGNHELLLLGAKRFGDTPVNSGAGTATFQAAWLLNGGQKSDMDRLQDVHLQWMSRLDAIELEDDHLLMHSDTTAYLDYGDSIEAVNDTVRETLTRNDADECWDLFRKFTKRFAFRDESGPEAVRELLDAYGGARVVHGHSPIPYLLGEVGTEDAADGSEDSRPQIEGPHVYAGGLAIGMDGGVTMAGKLLVQQLPMDS
- a CDS encoding LacI family DNA-binding transcriptional regulator encodes the protein MTAAGKHQVSRAETTRRGTRQVRAGIRDVAAAAGVSITTVSDALNGKGRLPDATRRHVREVADRLGYRPSAAARTLRTGKSGLIGLTVTTYGDEPFTFTEFAYFAEMARAATSAALARGYALVILPATSRHDVWSNVALDGTVVIDPSDHDPVVTELVRQGLPVVSDGRPAGTLPVTAWVDNDHEAAVLGILDHLAAAGARRIGLLTGTTTDTYTHLSTSAYLHWCERIGQEPVYESYPAHDPCAGAVAADRLLARPDRPDAVYGLFDPNGTDLLAAARRYGLRVPEDLLLVCCSESTVYATTEPPITTLSLKPRRIGTAVVQLLIDAIEGVESDQTVEQVIPTELIVRTSSQRRPPRTTVSPPRSPGQG
- the hisC gene encoding histidinol-phosphate transaminase is translated as MSETSPKLRAELEGIPTYKPGKAAAAGGPVAYKLSSNENPYPPLPGVMESAVAAAGSFNRYPDMACTGLMNELAERFAVPVTHLATGTGSVGVAQQLLQATSGPGDEVMYAWRSFEAYPIITQISGAKAVEVPLTSGEVHDLDAMADAITDRTRLIFVCNPNNPTGTVVRRAELERFLDRVPSDVLVVLDEAYREFIRDAEVPDGVQIYRDRPNVAVLRTFSKAYGLAGLRVGFAIAHEPVAAALRKTAVPFGVSQLAQDAAVASLRAEDELLGRVGSLVCERNRVVEALRAQGWTVPESHANFVWLRLGERTADFAAACEQAGVVVRPFAGEGMRATIAEAEANDVFLNTAAAFRKEL
- a CDS encoding cytochrome ubiquinol oxidase subunit I — encoded protein: MALAPETLARWQFGITTVYHFLFVPLTISLAALTAILETAWVRTGKEHYLRATKFWGKLFLINIAMGVVTGIVQEFQFGMNWSDYSRFVGDIFGAPLAFEALIAFFFESTFIGLWIFGWDKLPKKLHCATIWLVSIGTILSAYFIMAANSFMQHPVGYRIVERDGTKRAELTDFAAVLFQETVLVNFWHVISASILVGGAFMTGIAIFHLRKKQHIRTMRMSLRLGLVTAMVGTLLTVVSADTLGKVMYEQQPMKMSAAEALWDTEKPAPFSIFAYGDVSKGHNTVAIEVPGVLSFLAKNDFNAEIPGINDINKAEQEKFGPGDYRPNIPTAYWSYRWMIGFGGVSMALCTAGLWLTRRRFWLAPEHRTGEDETPKLMLTKNKELTPKLGIWWWRLSQWTLIFPIIGISWGWIFTETGRQPWVVYGVLRTRDAVSPGVSQGEVLTSLIVFALVYAALAVIEVKLMVKYIKQGPPELTEADLNPPTKIGGPGSGADSGDASDADRPMAFSY